From the Chloroflexus aurantiacus J-10-fl genome, one window contains:
- a CDS encoding alpha-L-arabinofuranosidase, with the protein MTFLCRFYTMILVFILAGCNAPVATPGSTTTPVAAPTAVLPTTAAPTLPAATSISNVPTIVIDPTTAQPFDRRLLGTNVPAWLSPYRLNDETFIQRTADLGLSLLRMPGGSWSNGYAWAACETGGEECYWPWAAKPSDFLRFARAVNADIIWTVSINGSAQEAAALVAFFNGTVDDQRPIGVDARGRDWQTVGYWARLRAETGSTDPFPVRYWEVGNEVYGAKGEVGPNCSEWGWEDVWTCDPDEYLRGKTVNGIAYDGYLAFYDAMKAVDPTIQIGAVGVEKPDEWSDWGNRVIAGAGDKLDFYVVHYYPYFQPPENPRGALQQPQRSWSTIMTELNNAFERHLGRRVPVAVTEYNLIAFQDLDNAQLMRRGVNLLFIADTIGQMATHGVVIANQWDLANGRAANDTDYGLLHADTFEPHPQYYALLIWRDFGDEMLSVQTTFDPATTLSVYAGRHADGTLTLLAINKTDQPLVAAIGLPEAEWQVKATTVSASDLLAETVSVNRDEAPTAHTPDRVYTFAPYAVTFLTFTSP; encoded by the coding sequence ATGACATTCCTGTGTCGTTTCTATACGATGATTCTGGTGTTCATTTTGGCAGGGTGCAACGCTCCTGTTGCCACGCCTGGATCAACCACGACGCCGGTTGCTGCACCGACGGCAGTCCTACCGACCACGGCAGCTCCTACGTTACCGGCTGCAACCTCCATCAGTAACGTACCCACAATTGTGATCGATCCAACCACTGCGCAACCTTTTGATCGCCGGTTGCTGGGCACCAACGTCCCGGCGTGGTTGAGTCCTTACCGGCTGAACGACGAGACGTTTATTCAACGTACTGCCGATCTTGGACTGAGTCTGTTACGCATGCCAGGAGGAAGCTGGAGTAATGGCTATGCCTGGGCAGCCTGTGAAACCGGTGGTGAAGAGTGTTACTGGCCGTGGGCGGCCAAACCATCCGATTTTCTGCGCTTTGCCCGTGCAGTGAATGCTGACATCATCTGGACAGTCTCGATCAATGGTTCAGCGCAAGAGGCAGCGGCACTGGTTGCCTTCTTCAATGGCACCGTTGATGACCAGCGACCGATAGGGGTTGACGCTCGTGGCCGCGACTGGCAGACCGTCGGTTATTGGGCCAGGTTGCGCGCCGAGACCGGTAGCACCGACCCTTTCCCGGTACGGTATTGGGAAGTCGGTAATGAGGTGTACGGGGCAAAGGGCGAGGTTGGTCCAAATTGCTCTGAATGGGGGTGGGAAGACGTCTGGACATGCGATCCCGATGAATATCTGCGCGGCAAAACGGTCAATGGTATCGCTTATGATGGCTATCTGGCTTTCTACGACGCGATGAAAGCGGTTGATCCAACCATTCAGATTGGTGCCGTTGGCGTTGAAAAGCCTGATGAGTGGAGCGATTGGGGGAATCGGGTGATTGCTGGTGCCGGTGATAAGCTCGATTTTTATGTGGTGCATTACTATCCATACTTTCAGCCCCCAGAGAATCCGCGTGGTGCCCTCCAACAACCGCAACGAAGCTGGTCAACTATTATGACCGAACTTAACAACGCCTTTGAGCGCCATCTGGGGCGACGGGTGCCAGTAGCGGTCACTGAATACAATCTGATCGCCTTCCAGGACCTCGATAACGCTCAGTTGATGCGGCGGGGAGTTAATCTGCTCTTCATTGCCGATACGATTGGGCAGATGGCAACGCATGGCGTGGTGATAGCCAATCAGTGGGATTTAGCCAATGGACGTGCTGCCAACGACACCGATTACGGTCTTCTCCACGCCGATACCTTCGAGCCGCATCCTCAATATTACGCTCTGCTGATCTGGCGCGATTTCGGCGATGAGATGCTCTCTGTTCAGACAACATTTGATCCGGCGACAACGTTAAGTGTTTATGCCGGACGACACGCCGATGGAACACTGACACTACTGGCGATCAACAAAACCGACCAGCCACTTGTTGCGGCCATTGGCTTACCCGAAGCTGAATGGCAGGTGAAAGCCACCACCGTGAGCGCCAGCGATCTGTTAGCCGAGACCGTATCTGTCAATCGTGACGAAGCACCAACTGCCCATACTCCGGATCGTGTCTATACGTTTGCTCCATATGCGGTGACCTTCTTAACCTTTACCAGTCCATAA
- a CDS encoding acyltransferase — translation MKERIYQKVLRVLGEELGAAQPRLWLAGWLIHLLPRYTASRLRPVLLRLAGFRIGYGTVIVGPLRLHGFGGIHNRLQIGSHCFINTDCFFDLNDHITIADYVSLGHEVMILTTSHQISSAAHRAGSLTKAPVVIENGAWIGARALILPGVRIGAGSIVAAGSVVNRSVPPNTLVGGVPAKPIRQLDE, via the coding sequence ATGAAAGAGCGTATCTATCAGAAAGTATTACGTGTATTAGGCGAGGAGTTAGGAGCTGCCCAACCACGACTCTGGCTTGCCGGATGGCTGATCCACCTACTGCCACGCTATACCGCTTCACGGCTGCGTCCGGTGCTGCTAAGGCTGGCCGGTTTTCGGATTGGTTACGGTACCGTTATCGTTGGACCACTCAGGCTTCACGGCTTTGGGGGAATCCACAACAGGCTTCAGATCGGATCACACTGTTTCATCAACACCGATTGTTTCTTCGATTTGAATGATCACATTACTATTGCCGATTACGTAAGTCTTGGGCATGAAGTCATGATTCTCACCACGTCACATCAGATCAGTAGTGCTGCACATCGAGCCGGTTCGCTAACTAAAGCGCCGGTTGTGATCGAGAACGGAGCATGGATCGGTGCCCGCGCTCTAATCCTCCCCGGTGTGCGAATTGGTGCCGGTAGTATCGTCGCTGCCGGTAGTGTCGTGAATCGGTCGGTACCGCCCAATACGCTGGTTGGTGGTGTTCCGGCTAAGCCAATTCGTCAGCTTGATGAGTGA
- a CDS encoding LPS biosynthesis protein: MVRLIVLRLLESFFRRPLFSLAPFVLALLIGVGYILFSPPEYLSSGKIYVEKESLLASLTSSNSDVSWWVTPAQATSNEIYELLATNTFVRSAIQQTKLEPLMAGGPDVVWETFTFFRETISVNTLGDKLVEIRATTDDPELSYQMVVATMDTYLKWKMNNDFQESIAAQKFFEELIAPYQADVDAARQALIDFLSANPEPVRGERPPGEQFQLDQLQAALARAEERLSAAQENEESARLALVKNESLIRQTYQIIDQPEIPLRAEFSITGFIRNMVIFVAIGVFLSASLIGGGALLDRSLRFPVDVQNGLGVPLLALVPFSKEVSVPASTTAPVEAEQPSLQPQV, translated from the coding sequence ATGGTACGGTTGATCGTTCTACGACTATTGGAAAGCTTCTTCCGCCGACCTTTGTTCAGTCTGGCACCGTTTGTGCTCGCACTGTTGATCGGTGTCGGATACATTTTGTTCTCACCGCCTGAATATCTCTCAAGTGGAAAGATTTATGTCGAAAAGGAGAGCCTGCTGGCGTCCTTAACCTCATCAAATAGTGATGTCTCATGGTGGGTAACTCCAGCTCAGGCAACCTCGAATGAGATTTACGAGTTGCTGGCGACGAACACCTTCGTTCGTTCAGCGATCCAGCAAACCAAGCTCGAACCTCTAATGGCCGGTGGACCAGATGTCGTCTGGGAGACGTTTACCTTCTTCCGTGAAACTATTAGTGTGAATACACTCGGTGATAAGCTGGTTGAAATTCGCGCTACCACCGATGATCCAGAGCTTTCGTATCAGATGGTTGTCGCAACGATGGACACCTATCTGAAATGGAAGATGAACAACGATTTTCAGGAAAGCATTGCGGCGCAAAAGTTCTTTGAAGAGCTGATTGCGCCGTATCAGGCCGATGTTGACGCTGCTCGCCAGGCATTGATCGATTTTCTCAGTGCGAACCCGGAACCGGTACGCGGCGAGCGGCCGCCCGGTGAGCAATTCCAGCTCGATCAGTTGCAGGCAGCGCTGGCCCGTGCCGAAGAACGGTTGAGTGCCGCCCAGGAGAACGAGGAGAGCGCTCGTCTGGCGCTGGTGAAAAACGAGAGTTTGATCCGTCAGACCTACCAGATTATCGACCAGCCTGAGATTCCATTGCGTGCCGAATTTTCCATCACCGGCTTCATCAGGAATATGGTGATATTCGTGGCGATAGGTGTCTTCCTGTCGGCCAGTCTGATCGGCGGTGGTGCGTTGCTGGATCGCAGTCTCCGCTTTCCCGTTGATGTGCAAAACGGCCTTGGAGTACCATTGCTGGCACTGGTGCCATTCAGCAAGGAAGTGTCAGTTCCTGCATCTACCACAGCACCGGTAGAAGCTGAACAACCTTCACTCCAACCACAAGTGTGA
- a CDS encoding CpsD/CapB family tyrosine-protein kinase: MFGFRKKPTSVAESELPLTIEVVGENLRRSFAGSQVDQIRRMLTDLLVEQRLPSRVGFTSALRGEGVSYITLASAATLAHDTGKRVCVLELNWLHPGLLSNLNPPPPVSKRDRRQAAESVSRSLPPRPGVAEVLRGQASLAETLLPTNYAGLFLLPAGSTTADQRPLLARSPELRMLLETLDAQFDYILFDIPAVLETSDTLALVALTSACALVVRHGVTPITEVKRALNDIKHVPILGVILNQAQIATPRWIHRLIPQE; the protein is encoded by the coding sequence ATGTTTGGATTTCGGAAGAAACCGACCAGTGTAGCAGAGAGTGAACTCCCTTTGACCATTGAGGTGGTCGGTGAGAACCTGCGCCGTTCTTTTGCCGGATCGCAGGTTGATCAGATCCGACGCATGCTGACCGATTTGCTGGTCGAACAGCGTCTCCCCAGCCGTGTCGGGTTTACCTCAGCACTGCGCGGTGAAGGTGTCAGTTACATTACGCTGGCCAGTGCGGCTACGCTGGCTCACGATACCGGTAAACGAGTATGCGTTTTGGAACTCAACTGGCTACATCCGGGGCTGCTGAGTAATCTTAATCCACCCCCACCAGTCAGTAAGCGTGACCGTCGTCAGGCAGCGGAATCAGTGTCACGCTCATTACCACCACGTCCTGGTGTTGCTGAGGTGTTGCGTGGGCAGGCATCACTGGCAGAGACATTATTGCCAACCAACTATGCCGGCCTGTTTCTCCTGCCGGCCGGTTCAACAACTGCCGATCAGCGACCGCTCCTGGCCCGCAGTCCTGAATTACGGATGCTATTGGAAACGCTCGATGCCCAATTTGATTACATCTTGTTTGATATACCAGCGGTACTCGAAACAAGCGATACGTTGGCCCTCGTGGCGCTCACTTCTGCCTGCGCCCTGGTGGTTCGTCACGGTGTGACACCAATCACCGAGGTTAAGCGTGCTCTAAATGACATTAAACACGTACCGATTCTTGGTGTTATTCTTAACCAGGCGCAGATTGCAACCCCGCGCTGGATACATCGCCTGATCCCACAGGAGTAG
- a CDS encoding O-antigen ligase family protein, protein MLDLLVPRYPDVMTIARRNERRWWILFLVVCVLTGVIVVLLRRRMSPESVLAFLIFGGVLIATAIQPRFGVYAILGLTLFGDRSLHPWYPFTKNLSSPESIMYVSDSFSLSPQELAIVWTLVVWLVRAATERRLRIHFGPLFWPAAIFLVFNAIGLVYGLANGGNRVIALWEVRSIFYLPLMLLLAGNLIETRAHLNTLFWVATIALFAKGVAGVWYVHDVLKWDLAGVERIAEHAMSIHFNFFFVLLVAAWLYRDSATRRFSMTLMAPFVLFSLVANFRRAGFLTLGMALGLIVLLLYIENRRLFFIIAPTGAVSLLAYLIVFWNNQGPIGILARAVRSVIGQPSARDAASNVYRDLENINIMFNIRMSPLTGIGFGNKFHMIVPLPDISVFEWWEYITHNSIMWVWMKIGVIGFYGLILLLALTMLYGARMVRLMPYGQLRVFALTATLYIFTHFVYAYVDMSWENGSMVFVGTMMGVINALPQIATEKPLPVRPWRVFSSQPVTNNTA, encoded by the coding sequence ATGCTTGATCTACTTGTTCCACGCTATCCCGATGTGATGACGATTGCCCGCCGCAATGAGCGGCGCTGGTGGATACTATTCCTGGTGGTTTGTGTACTCACCGGCGTGATTGTGGTGTTACTGCGTCGTCGGATGAGTCCTGAGTCAGTACTTGCTTTTCTGATCTTTGGCGGTGTCCTGATTGCCACTGCAATTCAGCCCCGTTTTGGTGTATATGCCATTTTAGGGCTGACGCTCTTTGGTGATCGCTCGCTCCACCCCTGGTACCCCTTTACGAAAAATCTGTCGAGTCCCGAGTCGATTATGTATGTCTCCGACTCGTTCTCACTTAGCCCCCAGGAGCTGGCAATCGTCTGGACACTTGTAGTCTGGCTGGTGCGAGCAGCGACAGAACGGCGCCTACGCATCCATTTTGGGCCTCTCTTTTGGCCGGCAGCGATTTTTCTGGTGTTTAACGCTATCGGATTGGTGTATGGTCTGGCCAATGGCGGGAATCGGGTGATAGCACTGTGGGAGGTTCGATCCATCTTCTATCTTCCCCTGATGTTGTTGCTGGCCGGTAATTTAATTGAAACCCGTGCTCACTTGAATACCCTGTTCTGGGTGGCGACAATTGCTCTGTTTGCGAAGGGGGTCGCCGGCGTCTGGTACGTCCACGATGTGTTGAAGTGGGATCTGGCAGGGGTGGAACGTATCGCCGAACATGCCATGTCGATCCATTTCAACTTCTTCTTCGTGCTGTTGGTTGCAGCATGGCTCTATCGCGATAGCGCGACCCGTCGTTTCTCGATGACTTTAATGGCACCGTTTGTGCTCTTCAGCCTGGTTGCCAACTTTCGCCGGGCCGGATTTCTCACCCTTGGCATGGCGCTCGGTCTGATAGTGCTGCTCCTCTACATCGAGAACCGACGCCTCTTCTTCATCATTGCCCCAACCGGTGCGGTGAGTTTGCTGGCGTACCTGATCGTTTTCTGGAATAATCAAGGGCCAATCGGCATTCTGGCCCGGGCTGTTCGCTCGGTTATTGGCCAACCCAGTGCCCGCGATGCGGCATCGAATGTGTACCGTGATTTAGAGAATATCAACATTATGTTTAATATTCGCATGTCGCCACTCACGGGTATTGGATTTGGTAATAAATTTCACATGATCGTCCCCCTCCCCGATATTAGTGTCTTCGAGTGGTGGGAATATATCACCCATAACTCAATTATGTGGGTCTGGATGAAGATTGGGGTGATTGGGTTTTACGGCCTCATCCTTCTATTAGCATTGACGATGCTCTACGGTGCCCGCATGGTGCGCCTGATGCCATACGGTCAATTGCGCGTCTTTGCTCTGACGGCCACCCTCTACATCTTTACCCACTTTGTCTACGCCTATGTCGATATGTCCTGGGAAAACGGTAGTATGGTCTTTGTAGGCACGATGATGGGAGTGATTAACGCCTTGCCACAAATTGCCACAGAGAAACCTCTCCCGGTTCGCCCCTGGCGAGTGTTTTCATCCCAACCGGTAACGAATAATACCGCCTGA
- a CDS encoding sigma-70 family RNA polymerase sigma factor, which produces MVGLRARDPHVIEWLYTTYARRLYASILRRLGDPELAFDLHHEVFARPLERAPTFEDRGVPVGAWLFRVARDLVVDVLRHPQRTVPLTGTTVTDTSSDLDSRFIAESDRQTLYVALQRLPDQYRQVLLLRYQYQLALPDIAHQLGRSQEATKTLLYRAVLALRKQMQVLSTDSSTLTPPMA; this is translated from the coding sequence ATCGTTGGGCTGCGTGCCCGGGATCCGCACGTCATCGAGTGGCTATACACCACCTACGCTCGTCGGCTCTATGCGTCCATCCTGCGGCGCCTGGGTGATCCTGAGCTGGCCTTCGACCTGCATCACGAGGTCTTTGCCCGCCCGCTCGAACGTGCCCCCACCTTTGAAGACCGTGGTGTCCCGGTAGGCGCCTGGCTCTTCCGCGTGGCGCGTGACCTGGTCGTCGACGTCCTGCGTCATCCCCAGCGCACGGTACCCCTCACCGGCACAACGGTGACCGATACATCATCTGACCTGGACAGTCGCTTCATTGCGGAAAGCGATCGGCAGACCCTGTACGTGGCGTTGCAGCGACTGCCAGACCAGTACCGGCAAGTCCTCCTCTTGCGCTATCAGTATCAGCTCGCCCTGCCCGACATAGCCCATCAACTGGGACGCAGCCAGGAGGCGACGAAGACCCTCCTCTATCGGGCTGTCCTGGCGCTGCGCAAACAGATGCAGGTGCTGAGCACCGACTCTAGCACGCTGACACCACCGATGGCGTGA
- a CDS encoding transposase: MPRKQAPPPQAPVSMFLATLMPIIAAHRPAFRQERTFRRAVALLVGALVAFARHTVTQVLLALGMHDMDPTACSRLLRRSRFDEATLNECLVRETLKRCSTHDPAVIGIDSTQIPRRRLTFPGRSWLRARHTAVFQRGIHRAHRCVHCAWLPPRVKGFTRAIPLRFLPALPPTAAPADARSAKEWEVGLACIRWMRQQRTAAGRAARWVVVLADGACATVGMWRGVPAQVALIVRTARNRCRSLPPPPTGRGRPRRYGKRAPQPASWLATQELFRRKRVLVRGRRIAMRYQVHGPYLCDGVPDHAVFLIVLGGATWQRVKRRPRLGRREPACSLITAVTTDTDWVVPLSVGQILAWVWQCWEREVAQRELNAGVGVGQNQCWNQRSAVVSGPWRGWVYAVLVLAGYRTWGWICGPTRPERWWRGAQRWRFTTRWCSYRAALWGTAACRSLWTTSADDWLNKEHTIIALTNAARAAARA; the protein is encoded by the coding sequence ATGCCCAGGAAGCAGGCCCCTCCCCCCCAGGCACCTGTCTCGATGTTCCTCGCCACCCTGATGCCGATCATCGCGGCCCACCGCCCGGCGTTTCGTCAGGAGCGAACCTTCCGGCGGGCGGTGGCGCTGCTGGTTGGCGCGCTGGTTGCCTTTGCCAGGCACACCGTCACCCAGGTGCTGCTCGCGCTCGGTATGCACGACATGGACCCGACGGCGTGCTCCCGCCTGTTACGTCGGTCACGGTTCGACGAGGCAACCCTGAACGAGTGTCTCGTTCGTGAGACGCTGAAGCGGTGTTCCACGCACGATCCCGCTGTGATCGGGATTGACAGCACCCAGATTCCGCGGCGCAGGCTGACCTTTCCTGGTAGGAGCTGGCTGCGTGCACGCCACACCGCCGTGTTCCAGCGTGGCATCCACCGTGCCCACCGGTGTGTCCACTGCGCCTGGCTGCCACCGCGGGTGAAGGGGTTCACGCGGGCGATCCCGCTGCGCTTCCTGCCGGCGTTGCCGCCCACGGCTGCGCCGGCGGACGCACGCTCGGCGAAAGAATGGGAGGTTGGGTTGGCGTGCATCAGATGGATGCGGCAGCAGCGCACGGCGGCCGGCCGCGCTGCGCGGTGGGTGGTGGTGCTGGCTGATGGCGCGTGTGCCACCGTGGGGATGTGGCGCGGGGTGCCGGCGCAGGTGGCGCTGATCGTGCGTACCGCCCGCAATCGCTGTCGGTCGCTGCCGCCGCCGCCGACGGGCCGCGGTCGGCCGCGGCGGTACGGGAAGCGTGCCCCGCAGCCCGCGAGCTGGCTCGCAACGCAGGAGCTGTTCCGGCGGAAACGAGTGCTGGTGCGGGGGCGACGGATCGCGATGCGCTATCAGGTCCACGGGCCATACCTGTGCGACGGGGTGCCTGACCACGCGGTCTTCCTGATCGTGCTTGGCGGGGCGACCTGGCAGCGGGTGAAGCGCCGTCCGCGCCTGGGACGGCGTGAGCCGGCCTGCTCGCTGATCACGGCGGTGACAACGGACACGGACTGGGTGGTACCCCTGTCCGTCGGGCAGATCCTGGCCTGGGTTTGGCAGTGCTGGGAACGGGAGGTTGCTCAGCGCGAGCTGAACGCTGGCGTTGGGGTCGGTCAGAACCAGTGCTGGAACCAGCGGTCAGCGGTGGTCAGTGGGCCGTGGCGTGGCTGGGTCTACGCGGTGCTGGTGCTGGCTGGCTATCGCACGTGGGGATGGATCTGCGGCCCCACCCGACCAGAACGCTGGTGGCGGGGCGCACAGCGGTGGAGGTTCACCACCCGGTGGTGCAGCTACCGGGCTGCCCTGTGGGGCACGGCAGCATGTCGGTCGCTCTGGACGACGTCCGCGGACGATTGGCTGAACAAAGAGCACACGATCATCGCCCTGACCAACGCCGCACGCGCGGCGGCCAGGGCGTAG
- a CDS encoding transposase — MRGKQGTKHADPTAPPATAGQPTARTRHRRARPPADCGHVGRTSGQGRLRVVQRTSRAILAAHVTRVTGAQAVVCPDEWREYAQLTQVHHTVDRGHRVWARDADGDGIREVHVTTCEGRWTMVRNFLRPFRGVHKMYLAAYVAICEVRSNEQRITPQFIARLVRLHYF; from the coding sequence ATGCGGGGGAAACAAGGAACGAAACACGCCGACCCGACCGCCCCCCCCGCGACGGCGGGCCAACCGACGGCGAGGACACGGCACAGACGAGCACGACCGCCCGCCGATTGTGGGCACGTAGGTCGGACGAGTGGGCAAGGACGGCTCCGCGTGGTGCAGCGGACCAGCCGCGCCATCCTGGCAGCGCACGTGACGCGCGTTACCGGTGCGCAGGCGGTGGTCTGTCCTGATGAATGGCGCGAGTATGCGCAGCTAACGCAGGTGCATCATACGGTTGACCGCGGCCACCGGGTATGGGCACGCGATGCGGATGGTGATGGGATACGCGAGGTGCATGTGACCACCTGTGAGGGACGGTGGACAATGGTGCGCAATTTCCTCCGCCCGTTTCGTGGTGTACATAAAATGTACTTAGCCGCGTATGTGGCGATATGCGAGGTTCGTAGCAACGAGCAACGAATCACTCCTCAGTTCATCGCTCGGTTGGTTAGGCTGCACTACTTTTGA
- a CDS encoding IS5 family transposase has product MMVARAEPCVQSSSESGETDLTPAEWAVIRPHLDIRAKPGPARKVDVRHVFDAICSTLRTGYQWRLLPTGVPKRSTVRYSFQKWTTSGVLAHINDILRRQVRIAVEGRDNAEATAGVIDTQRVKSTEAGGPERGVDGGTLVSGRKRNLLVDTLGLLMTAVVHAAHVYDGVGAKRVFTATAQRGIRLQTVLADQTYRGDLTAWMDERQFGDLEIVERLPGQRGFQVQPRRWVVERTHAWMGRNRQVSKEYDHNPRSSECWLYLASIRLLTRRLTKAAYIWRRYGLNTRQALKTHAAGNVDDHVHIIASIPPRLSVAE; this is encoded by the coding sequence ATGATGGTAGCACGAGCAGAGCCATGTGTCCAATCGTCATCCGAGTCGGGCGAGACCGATCTGACGCCTGCCGAATGGGCCGTGATTCGTCCGCATCTCGACATCCGAGCCAAACCTGGACCGGCGCGCAAGGTTGACGTGCGGCACGTATTCGACGCCATCTGTTCCACACTGCGCACCGGGTATCAGTGGCGCCTATTGCCCACGGGCGTTCCGAAGCGCTCGACAGTGAGGTATTCCTTCCAGAAATGGACGACATCGGGGGTGCTGGCGCATATCAACGACATCCTGCGCCGCCAGGTGCGCATCGCGGTCGAGGGGCGTGACAACGCCGAGGCGACAGCAGGCGTGATCGACACCCAACGTGTGAAGAGTACTGAAGCCGGCGGTCCCGAGCGCGGCGTTGATGGCGGCACATTGGTGTCGGGACGCAAGCGGAACCTGCTGGTCGACACCTTAGGGTTGTTGATGACGGCGGTCGTCCATGCCGCTCACGTCTACGATGGGGTAGGCGCCAAGCGCGTGTTTACGGCGACAGCGCAGCGGGGGATCCGGTTGCAGACAGTCTTGGCCGACCAAACCTATCGCGGTGATCTCACGGCATGGATGGACGAGCGGCAGTTCGGGGATCTGGAGATTGTGGAGCGCCTGCCAGGACAACGGGGCTTTCAGGTACAACCGCGCCGTTGGGTGGTCGAGCGCACCCACGCCTGGATGGGGCGCAATCGTCAGGTGAGCAAGGAATACGACCACAATCCACGCTCCTCCGAATGTTGGCTTTATCTTGCCTCCATCCGATTGCTCACCCGCCGTTTGACCAAAGCTGCATACATCTGGAGGCGCTATGGTTTGAATACTAGACAGGCTCTAAAGACTCACGCTGCTGGAAATGTGGACGATCATGTGCATATTATTGCATCTATTCCACCGAGATTGTCAGTAGCAGAATGA
- a CDS encoding transposase: MSRHDLTDDQWVVIEPLIPKQPRARGRPRNDDRRTLNGMLYVLHTGCAWADLPTEDESPSTCWRRWHAWSQDGTWERMCRTLLSRLAADGTLAWARALLDGSVVPATKGALAEAQRRLATAPR, translated from the coding sequence ATGAGCAGACATGATCTCACCGACGACCAATGGGTGGTGATCGAACCGCTCATCCCCAAGCAACCACGTGCGCGGGGTCGTCCGCGCAACGACGACCGCCGGACCCTGAATGGTATGTTGTATGTGCTGCACACGGGCTGTGCCTGGGCAGACCTGCCAACGGAGGACGAATCTCCCAGCACCTGCTGGCGACGATGGCACGCGTGGTCGCAGGACGGGACGTGGGAGCGCATGTGTCGCACCCTCCTGAGCCGCCTCGCTGCGGACGGCACGCTGGCATGGGCACGTGCGTTACTGGACGGCAGCGTCGTTCCGGCAACCAAAGGGGCACTGGCGGAGGCACAACGAAGGTTGGCAACGGCGCCAAGGTGA
- a CDS encoding IS5 family transposase has translation MGTCVTGRQRRSGNQRGTGGGTTKVGNGAKVMVVVDGTGVPIGLHVASAHPHDRTLAEATVRTMRVPRRRGRSSTRPNELVADKAYDSAALRNDLRRRGITPTMPSRERRNRQRPTRGRPLRTGARYQHRWKVERCVAWMDNDRRLVVRSDRYLHSSRAFCLVAIMLWCVDRILK, from the coding sequence ATGGGCACGTGCGTTACTGGACGGCAGCGTCGTTCCGGCAACCAAAGGGGCACTGGCGGAGGCACAACGAAGGTTGGCAACGGCGCCAAGGTGATGGTCGTGGTCGATGGCACTGGCGTGCCCATCGGCCTGCACGTGGCGAGCGCACACCCGCACGACCGCACCCTGGCTGAAGCGACGGTGCGGACCATGCGTGTGCCACGCCGACGCGGCCGGTCCAGCACGCGACCGAACGAACTGGTGGCAGATAAAGCCTACGACAGTGCAGCGTTGCGCAACGACCTGCGTCGGCGTGGGATCACACCCACCATGCCATCTCGTGAGCGGCGCAACCGTCAGCGTCCCACGCGCGGGCGTCCGCTGCGTACCGGCGCACGCTATCAGCATCGCTGGAAGGTCGAGCGGTGCGTCGCATGGATGGACAATGACCGTCGGTTGGTGGTGCGCTCTGATCGTTATCTGCATAGCTCTCGTGCGTTCTGTCTCGTCGCTATCATGTTGTGGTGCGTTGACCGAATTTTGAAATGA
- a CDS encoding RNA polymerase sigma factor codes for MTHPTHHDLIVGLRARDPHVIEWLYTTYARRLYASILRRLGDPDLAFDLHHEVFARLIERAPTFEDRGVPVGAWLFRVARDLVVDVLRHPQRTVSLTGTTVTDTSSDLDSLFIAESERQTLYVALQRLPDQYRQVLLLHDQYQLALPDIAHQLGRSQEATKTLLYRAVLALRKQMQVLSTDSSTLTPPMA; via the coding sequence ATGACCCACCCAACCCACCACGACCTCATCGTCGGGCTGCGTGCCCGGGATCCGCACGTCATCGAGTGGCTATACACCACCTACGCTCGTCGGCTCTATGCGTCCATCTTGCGGCGCCTGGGTGATCCTGATCTGGCCTTCGACTTGCACCACGAGGTCTTTGCCCGCCTGATCGAACGTGCTCCCACCTTTGAAGATCGCGGGGTACCGGTCGGGGCCTGGCTCTTCCGCGTGGCGCGCGACCTGGTCGTCGACGTCCTGCGTCATCCCCAACGCACGGTATCTCTCACCGGCACGACGGTGACCGATACGTCATCTGACCTGGACAGTCTCTTCATTGCTGAAAGCGAGCGGCAAACCCTGTATGTGGCGTTGCAGCGACTGCCAGACCAGTACCGGCAAGTCCTCCTCTTGCACGATCAGTATCAGCTCGCCCTGCCCGACATAGCCCATCAACTGGGACGCAGCCAGGAGGCAACGAAGACCCTCCTCTATCGGGCTGTCCTGGCGCTACGTAAACAGATGCAGGTGCTGAGCACCGACTCTAGCACGCTGACACCACCGATGGCGTGA